AATATCCATGCTCATCTCATTAGCAGCTCTTGCTAACTTTTTAAGTGGGCGTACTTGGCGGCGAATCATTAAGTAGGTCAACACCAATAGAATGAGTGTTGAAGAGAGCAAGAAGATCACCTGTTCACGGCCAAGAATAGTGTCATCCAGTTTTACGTAAGGTGCAGGCAACAGTGCGGCAATGTACACCCATTCATGACTGGCTAATTCAATCTGCACAACCAGAATAGGCGGATTAAGAGGTTCTAAGGTTAATGTGTGATGGGCCCACGATCGAGGGAGATCACTTAAGTAGATGTCGTTTTTAAGTAATCGAAGGTGCTCTGGACGAGAAAAATCGACGCGTACCGATTCCACTTTATTGAGCTTGCTACTCAACACACTTTCTATGGCTTCTATCGAGGCCGTTTTCAAGCGGGTATCGGGGATCGGTTCAACAATCAAAGCCTCTTTATTAAAAGAGACGAAGAAACGCGTCCCGCCCATATTTCGAATTTGGTCTAATACGATATGACGATATTTAACGGGCAGAGACTGGAAGAAAGTCACCGTTGAAGCAAACATGTTCGCCATACTCGATGAGGCAGAACGAATCCCTTCCAGCTCTTTGTGTTTTGATTCGCTATACCATATAGACGTTGCGATGCCCTGAGCTATTACCACCGCCAACAAGGTTAATAATAAGGTTCGAGCAACCAAGGAATTTGGCTTTAAACTTCTCAACCACTTCATACGGACTTCTTACTCAGTGCTCATAATGCACAGGCACAGCCAGAATGTAGCCGTTGCCGCGCATGGTTTTGATGTAGTGAGGATATTTACCACTGTCACCCAATCGACTTCTCAGGCGGCTAAGCTGCACATCAATGCCACGTTCAAAAGGCAATGCTTCACGGCCTCTGGTGGCGAAAGAGATGGTATCTCGGTCTAACACTTCATTAGGGCGAGTTAGAAATAGCATTAACAGTGAGAAATCACTGCCCGACAAGTCCATCTCTTCTGAGCTTTCATTGTGGGAAATTCGATGCGCGAGCGTATCGAGCGTCCAATCACCAAAAATGATCTGCTTTGGCAGTGCATCATTGGGTTTGTCATCGACGACTTGAACACGGCGTAACAAGGCTTTGATACGCGCCATTAGCTGACGAGGGCTAAATGGCTTGGCGATGTAGTCATCTGCACCAATTTCTAAGCCGATGATCTGGTCGGTTTCATCCGATACCGCAGTCAGCATGATAATAGGCACATTCGATTGTTTGCGGACGCGTTGACACAAGGTAAAACCGTCATCACCGGGCAGCATCACATCAAGAAGAATCAGGTCAGGATAGCCTTGGCTTTGCAGGTGAGTTTCGAGTTCAACACCGTCTCCAACTGAGGAGACATCGAAACCCGATTTTGTGAGGTACTCTTCCAGCAGCTCGCGGATTTCTTGATCATCATCCACCACGAGAATTCGAGTATTTGTTGGCATCGCCCAAACCTATTAAATTTACAACTTATTCACATAGTGTATAGGCTGGCCGATTATTTGATTATTGACATGTTTGTAAAGTTAGACGAACAAACAGATAAAGATCACATCTTAGTGACCTCTACCTGTACTTAGCGACTCAAAGAATCATGAGGGGGTTAAGAAGAACAGCTGATTTCCATGGCTTTGCCCCACTCAGGCGGCAAGGCAGCAAGATGTTCGTAGTCAGGATGTTCCGCATAAGGGTCTGCCAGCACCACCATAAGTGCATCAATATCGCTGCTATCACCGCGCTCAGCTTTATCTATCGCAAGCTGGGCTAGGTAGTTTCTGAGGATGTATTTCGGGTTTACTTGTCTCATCTTTTCACAACGCTCGGCAACTGAACTCTCTTCCAATTCACAGCGTTGCAAGTAGTTATCCAACCATAGCTTTGCTGCATCTCGGTCGATAATCAAATCAATTACGTCTTGCGGCGGCAATGTATCTAGGTTCGACAGTGTTCTAAAGAACCTTGGGTAATCGACTTTGTTTTGCGACATCAGCTCGAACAACGATTCAAACAAGCGACTGTCACCTTCGTGTTTCGAAAGCAATCCTAACTTACGACGCATCAACTGGCTGAAGTAACCATTCATTTGCGGCTCGTACTGTTCTAACGCAGCCTCTAAATCGGCTTTATCCACCAGCGGCGAAAGAGAATGAGCCAGTGCCGATAAATTCCATAATCCAATTCTAGGCTGTTGATTAAAGGCATAACGACCTTGGTAGTCGGAGTGATTACAGATCAATCTTGGATCATATTCATCTAAGAAGGCGAACGGGCCATAATCGAAGGTTTGGCCGATGATCGACATGTTATCGGTGTTCATTACTCCGTGAGCAAAGCCATTCGCTTGCCACAATGCGACCATCTCTGCAGTGCGATCAACAATCTCATTAAACATGGCTGCGTAGGGTTTTTCTTCATCGAGACATTCAGGGAAATGCCACTCAATAACTTTATCAGCCAGTAACTTATGCTCAGCTAATTGATTGGTATAAAAAAGATGTTCAAAGTGGCCAAATCGAATGTGAGATTCTGCAGCACGCACCAGTAATGCGCCCCACTCTTGTTTCTCTCGGTAAACAGGCGTGTCACTTGTCATCATGGCTAATGCACGTGTGGTTGGGATATTAAGCCCTGCCATTGCTTCGCTACACAGATACTCACGCACAGTTGAACGAATAACCGCACGGCCATCGCCCATACGCGAATAGGGTGTTTTGCCCGCACCTTTAAGGTGTAAGTCGAACGTTTCACCGCTTTTAGCGACAACTTGCGCCAAAAGCAACCCTCTTCCATCACCTAAATCAGGGTTATAAGAGCCAAACTGATGGCCTGCGTATTTCATTGCTACTGGCGAGAATTGATCAGGTTCAACATTGCCCGACAACGTCTCAAGCAATTCCTCTGAGGCATCATCAAATGACGGAAAGCCCAGTTCATCCGCAAGGTTATGGTTCCATGCGAGCCATTGAACATTGCTGAGCGGTGTAGGTTGAATTGGGGTATAGAACAGTCGAGGTAATGCAGTAAATCGATTGTTAAATGAAATAGAATCCCAGACAGACATGAGAGGCACACTGTAGATAAAAGATGATTAAAGATTATCACAGTTTGATAACAACTTCAGATGAGGTTGCGTGATGAACTTATGAGAGAAAATTGCTTAGCTGTTTACGAAGAGAAAAAGCTAAGTGGCTAGCCTGATGAGAAAAGCCACATTTATAAGATAAAGAGTTCTAACTTTGAAGACTTTTTAACAAGTGTGTTCATAATAAAAACTAAAAATATAGAGCCATAAAGCTGACTACATTAGAGCAAGAATACCCACTAGAGACAGGGTAGAGAAAAGCCAAGTACGACTGATTACGCCAAAATTACTGTGTTGAATCATTTCTTGATGCTGCATATGTCTCTCCTTGAGAACGTGATGGTGTAACTACAATATATCGGCTTTTCGCCAAAACCAGCAAGCACATTAATATTAACCTTTTATGACAGCATCAAGAATATTCTGTAATCATTCACCCCTCTGATAAAACAGAAAATTATGCTCGACTGGTCGTCGAAAGCAGCGCGCCTGCACCGATAAAGACACCGCCAGTGACACGATTAAAAATCTTGGCTCTGCCTTTCGCAAACAGCCAGTTTGACGACTTCGCACCTAAATACGCGTACACCAATAGCCAAGACAACTCCATCACAGCAAAGGTTAA
This region of Vibrio sp. BS-M-Sm-2 genomic DNA includes:
- a CDS encoding response regulator; translated protein: MPTNTRILVVDDDQEIRELLEEYLTKSGFDVSSVGDGVELETHLQSQGYPDLILLDVMLPGDDGFTLCQRVRKQSNVPIIMLTAVSDETDQIIGLEIGADDYIAKPFSPRQLMARIKALLRRVQVVDDKPNDALPKQIIFGDWTLDTLAHRISHNESSEEMDLSGSDFSLLMLFLTRPNEVLDRDTISFATRGREALPFERGIDVQLSRLRSRLGDSGKYPHYIKTMRGNGYILAVPVHYEH
- a CDS encoding ATP-binding protein, whose protein sequence is MKWLRSLKPNSLVARTLLLTLLAVVIAQGIATSIWYSESKHKELEGIRSASSSMANMFASTVTFFQSLPVKYRHIVLDQIRNMGGTRFFVSFNKEALIVEPIPDTRLKTASIEAIESVLSSKLNKVESVRVDFSRPEHLRLLKNDIYLSDLPRSWAHHTLTLEPLNPPILVVQIELASHEWVYIAALLPAPYVKLDDTILGREQVIFLLSSTLILLVLTYLMIRRQVRPLKKLARAANEMSMDIQQPPLNEEGATELVTATRAFNRMQQRIRRYVADREHLFSAISHDLKTPITRLRLRAELLESEVKKDKFNKDLDELEMMVKGALQAVRDTDLHENNAIIDLNEMVLSVIESHNQYQTKVEFEPVVIEPLVAKPLAIKRVLTNLIDNAVKYGSSAVVEVSGDELWVVVTIQDRGNGIPEDKLEMVFEPYFRLATDDQGHGLGLGICRNILHGHGGDLIIRNSSQGGLEAKVYIPTGLEV
- a CDS encoding protein adenylyltransferase SelO translates to MSVWDSISFNNRFTALPRLFYTPIQPTPLSNVQWLAWNHNLADELGFPSFDDASEELLETLSGNVEPDQFSPVAMKYAGHQFGSYNPDLGDGRGLLLAQVVAKSGETFDLHLKGAGKTPYSRMGDGRAVIRSTVREYLCSEAMAGLNIPTTRALAMMTSDTPVYREKQEWGALLVRAAESHIRFGHFEHLFYTNQLAEHKLLADKVIEWHFPECLDEEKPYAAMFNEIVDRTAEMVALWQANGFAHGVMNTDNMSIIGQTFDYGPFAFLDEYDPRLICNHSDYQGRYAFNQQPRIGLWNLSALAHSLSPLVDKADLEAALEQYEPQMNGYFSQLMRRKLGLLSKHEGDSRLFESLFELMSQNKVDYPRFFRTLSNLDTLPPQDVIDLIIDRDAAKLWLDNYLQRCELEESSVAERCEKMRQVNPKYILRNYLAQLAIDKAERGDSSDIDALMVVLADPYAEHPDYEHLAALPPEWGKAMEISCSS